From the Aquitalea magnusonii genome, one window contains:
- a CDS encoding ABC transporter substrate-binding protein, which translates to MSRNTHLPRRTVLAALSLALLAPLFGHAASSIDLSPEQKGQPKGRPVPEAIKLLPKDVRFVKDKTFVVAIAGGILPIGGFASDSKTIIGADPDISRLVADGLGRKLELVNVAWADWPLGLQSGKYDAVISNVTVTEARKEKFDFSTYRKDLLGFYTKAGSKLKINAPKDTAGLKVIVGAGTNQEQILLEWNKKNEAAGLKPLQALYFDDEAVARVALQSGRADAWLGPNAIYALEAARTGKVRLAGTFSGGWPLTADIAVATRKDSGLAPAITKILNTQIANGNYAKVLSRWGLSAEAVSESRTNPPGLPKN; encoded by the coding sequence ATGTCGCGTAACACCCATCTGCCACGCCGTACCGTACTGGCCGCCCTCAGCCTTGCCCTGCTGGCCCCGCTGTTTGGCCATGCCGCCAGCAGCATCGACCTGAGCCCGGAGCAAAAAGGCCAGCCCAAGGGCCGTCCGGTGCCAGAGGCCATCAAACTGCTGCCCAAGGACGTGCGCTTCGTCAAGGACAAGACCTTCGTGGTGGCCATTGCCGGCGGCATTCTGCCGATTGGCGGTTTTGCCAGCGACTCGAAAACCATCATCGGTGCCGACCCGGACATCTCCCGCCTGGTGGCTGACGGCCTGGGCCGCAAGCTGGAACTGGTCAACGTGGCCTGGGCCGACTGGCCGCTGGGCTTGCAGTCCGGCAAATACGATGCGGTGATTTCCAATGTCACCGTTACCGAAGCGCGCAAGGAGAAATTTGATTTCTCCACCTACCGCAAGGACTTGCTCGGCTTTTACACCAAGGCGGGCAGCAAGCTGAAAATCAATGCACCCAAGGATACTGCCGGGCTGAAGGTGATTGTGGGGGCGGGCACCAATCAGGAGCAGATCCTGCTGGAATGGAACAAGAAAAACGAAGCCGCCGGGCTCAAACCGTTGCAGGCACTGTATTTTGATGATGAAGCCGTGGCCCGCGTAGCCTTGCAGTCCGGCCGCGCCGATGCCTGGCTCGGCCCCAATGCCATCTATGCGCTGGAAGCGGCGCGTACCGGCAAGGTACGGCTGGCCGGCACCTTCTCTGGTGGTTGGCCGCTGACAGCGGACATCGCGGTGGCCACGCGCAAGGACTCCGGCCTGGCTCCGGCGATTACCAAAATCCTCAATACCCAGATTGCCAACGGCAATTACGCCAAGGTACTCAGCCGCTGGGGCCTGAGTGCCGAAGCGGTGAGCGAATCGCGCACCAACCCGCCCGGCCTGCCCAAGAACTGA